In Rhodospirillum rubrum ATCC 11170, a genomic segment contains:
- a CDS encoding amino acid ABC transporter substrate-binding protein → MEDSVLTSRALCRGLAVVLAIGFALLSPLAGRAEQAPASPISAAEGDTLRQVRERGYLTCGVNARLTGLGSVDPDGVWRGFDIDYCRAVAAAALGDSGRVRFVPLDIRSRLLALTSGEVDLLSRNTTWTLERDAGQGISFVGVSLFDGPGLLAWKDLPGDDLASLPPTARLCVQSAATAARVLPARMAAAGLSFTILPFRSLEEARMALFTRACDGYVADRTALASLATFEAPRPDALRLLPDLLAVEPLGPAVRDGDANWFDIARWTLFALIKAEEEGLSHDRLPAVLESTQDPELRRFLGLDPGVGAPLGLDDAWVRRIVSQVGTYGEVFDRNLGQGSPLKLERGPNALRRDGGLMVAPPFF, encoded by the coding sequence ATGGAGGATTCGGTTCTGACCTCTCGCGCTCTGTGTCGTGGCCTCGCGGTGGTTCTGGCCATCGGTTTCGCTCTGCTGTCGCCGCTGGCCGGTCGCGCCGAGCAAGCACCGGCGTCCCCGATCTCCGCAGCGGAGGGGGACACCCTTAGGCAGGTGCGCGAACGGGGGTATCTGACCTGCGGCGTCAATGCCCGGCTGACCGGCTTGGGATCCGTCGACCCCGACGGGGTGTGGCGCGGCTTTGACATCGATTATTGCCGGGCGGTGGCGGCGGCCGCCCTTGGCGACAGCGGACGGGTCCGATTCGTTCCCCTGGATATCCGTTCGCGCCTGCTGGCCCTGACCAGCGGCGAGGTCGATCTGCTGTCGCGCAACACCACCTGGACGTTGGAGCGCGATGCCGGCCAAGGCATCTCGTTCGTTGGCGTCAGTTTATTCGATGGACCGGGGCTGCTCGCCTGGAAGGATCTTCCCGGCGACGATCTGGCCTCGCTGCCGCCGACGGCCCGTCTCTGCGTCCAAAGCGCGGCGACGGCGGCCCGGGTGCTTCCCGCCCGCATGGCCGCCGCCGGTTTGTCTTTTACCATTCTGCCCTTTCGCTCGCTGGAAGAGGCGCGCATGGCCTTGTTCACCCGGGCCTGCGACGGTTATGTCGCCGATCGCACGGCGCTGGCCTCGCTGGCGACCTTCGAGGCGCCGCGCCCCGACGCCCTGCGCCTGTTGCCCGATCTGTTGGCCGTTGAGCCGCTGGGGCCGGCGGTGCGCGACGGCGATGCCAATTGGTTCGACATCGCCCGCTGGACCCTGTTCGCCCTGATCAAGGCCGAGGAAGAGGGGTTAAGCCACGATCGCCTGCCCGCGGTGCTTGAAAGCACCCAGGATCCGGAGCTGCGCCGCTTTCTGGGGCTTGATCCCGGAGTGGGGGCGCCCCTTGGTCTGGACGACGCCTGGGTCCGCCGGATTGTCAGTCAGGTCGGCACCTACGGCGAGGTCTTCGACCGCAATCTGGGCCAGGGCAGCCCTCTGAAGCTTGAGCGCGGGCCCAATGCCCTGCGGCGCGACGGCGGGTTGATGGTCGCCCCGCCGTTTTTCTAA
- a CDS encoding sugar phosphate isomerase/epimerase family protein: MPHSVAPVVSQPAALSPTPPKATIGFTLAEGDLDRLDRQLGRIATLGADGVELNLTALGCLVGGRIIGPRLDAIRRLVARRQLAVTVHGVLSMSFMDTDHASAHHAVAKASVDVATALGARTLVVHTAWIETARFAARRDDLMALEQEGLRRMAEAAEAHGLIVALENMPPTLESLSGGMTNHGLDPLSIAAQVRAVDHPALRATIDFSHAHIAARHFGWDLTDRLAALAPLTAHLHLHDSLGRVQTMSGLFPGEARVFGEGDLHLPLGWGDAPFETVLPRLPLAGAITVALEIGLEKHDDATAADSLLRARAYCASAARAVN, from the coding sequence ATGCCCCATTCCGTCGCGCCCGTTGTTTCCCAGCCCGCCGCCCTGTCCCCTACTCCGCCCAAGGCGACCATCGGCTTCACCCTGGCCGAAGGCGATCTTGACCGTCTGGACCGGCAGTTGGGGCGCATCGCCACTTTGGGCGCCGATGGCGTGGAATTGAATCTGACGGCGCTCGGCTGCCTTGTCGGCGGTCGGATCATCGGCCCGCGACTCGATGCCATCCGTCGACTGGTCGCCCGCCGCCAATTGGCCGTCACCGTCCACGGCGTCTTGTCGATGTCATTCATGGATACCGACCATGCGTCGGCGCACCACGCCGTGGCCAAGGCCTCGGTCGATGTCGCCACCGCCCTGGGCGCCCGCACCCTGGTCGTTCATACGGCCTGGATCGAGACCGCCCGCTTCGCCGCGCGGCGCGATGACCTGATGGCTTTGGAACAAGAGGGCCTGCGCCGCATGGCCGAGGCGGCCGAAGCCCACGGGCTCATCGTCGCCCTGGAGAATATGCCGCCGACCCTTGAGTCGCTGAGCGGCGGCATGACCAACCACGGCCTCGATCCGCTCTCGATCGCCGCCCAGGTGCGGGCCGTCGATCATCCGGCCTTGCGCGCCACCATCGACTTCAGCCACGCCCATATCGCCGCGCGCCATTTCGGCTGGGATCTGACCGACCGTCTGGCCGCCCTGGCGCCGCTGACCGCCCACCTGCATCTCCATGACAGCCTGGGGCGGGTCCAGACCATGAGCGGACTGTTCCCCGGCGAGGCCAGGGTGTTTGGCGAGGGCGATCTTCACCTGCCTTTGGGCTGGGGCGACGCCCCCTTCGAAACCGTGCTTCCCCGCCTGCCGCTGGCCGGGGCGATCACCGTCGCCCTGGAAATCGGCTTGGAAAAGCACGACGACGCGACGGCGGCCGACAGCCTGCTCCGGGCCCGCGCCTATTGCGCCAGCGCCGCCCGCGCGGTGAATTAG